A portion of the Gemmatimonadota bacterium genome contains these proteins:
- a CDS encoding RraA family protein, producing MTEQEILKELENFDTPSITNVVATYPSNPLCLGLYNPWVENWYTDQTIKCMYPELGARCGYAVTCTFGLPDAGFNRLSFMDVSEALDASPKPTILALEQKFPPEIAGKVGLAGGNMTTTMKALGCVGCVSNGPSRDIDEIRPMEFQYLLTGISPGHGDQAVQAVNIPVSICGMDVAPGEIIHMDENGAVKFPADRMAEVLANVKELIAGEEALQERVKKATNIAELRAAYRGEEYGDDEEE from the coding sequence ATGACAGAGCAGGAGATTTTGAAGGAGCTGGAGAATTTCGATACGCCGTCCATTACAAATGTGGTGGCGACGTATCCGAGTAATCCGTTGTGTTTGGGGCTTTATAATCCGTGGGTTGAGAACTGGTACACGGATCAGACGATTAAGTGTATGTATCCAGAACTCGGCGCGCGGTGCGGGTATGCTGTGACGTGTACTTTTGGGTTGCCGGATGCGGGGTTTAACCGGTTGTCGTTTATGGATGTGTCCGAGGCGCTGGATGCGTCGCCCAAGCCGACGATACTGGCGCTGGAGCAGAAATTCCCGCCGGAGATTGCGGGTAAGGTGGGGCTTGCGGGCGGCAATATGACGACGACGATGAAAGCGCTGGGGTGCGTGGGGTGCGTGTCAAATGGGCCGTCGAGAGATATCGATGAAATCCGTCCGATGGAATTTCAGTATTTGCTGACGGGTATATCGCCGGGCCATGGCGATCAGGCTGTGCAGGCGGTGAATATTCCGGTGTCGATTTGCGGGATGGATGTTGCGCCTGGTGAGATTATTCACATGGATGAAAATGGCGCGGTGAAGTTTCCCGCAGATCGGATGGCAGAGGTGCTGGCGAATGTGAAGGAACTGATCGCAGGGGAAGAGGCGCTTCAAGAGCGCGTTAAGAAGGCGACCAATATCGCCGAGTTGCGCGCGGCTTATCGCGGTGAAGAATACGGAGATGATGAGGAAGAATAA